A stretch of Bradyrhizobium diazoefficiens DNA encodes these proteins:
- a CDS encoding Tad domain-containing protein: protein MAILETIVRIGRLMPRLKRDTNANTAVTFAIALVPIITAIGCAIDYSMATRVKAKLQSSSDSASVASISINSAGYNAAMAMTSNGSVSAGVTEANNIFNGNVSSFSGSYTNLAVTSTVTKTGNKLASNVQFSADVPVTFMQLLGYKKLTVTGSSSSSTTLPLYLDFYLTLDVSGSMGLPSTTAEAQRMQSINPDNYRQYPTGCTLACHFSPQNSACTDSGTQGYPTNNYCLGYAISRVSQSGYKGLLTTKASNPMGVQLPSSIVSGLPNSLYSNLSTVANCPTDGTDSCIQLRLDAVGYAVNQLFATANSTEKVANQFRIGLYPFIQYLYSYFPLTSSINGSTTNPSTINYAAANLATLLDTNTNANLGSGGTHIDNALSGVNTLIVSVGDGSAWNNTLPYVFLVTDGAQDPQMKGVPNGSWSGSNHATTINPATSCTSLKNRGIIVSVLYIPYQKIDPVNTSFAGDEDDYANWNIPNIPTSLQNCASPGFFYTANTPADITAALNAMFNHAVSEARITN from the coding sequence ATGGCAATTCTCGAAACGATCGTCCGTATTGGACGACTCATGCCGCGGTTGAAGCGCGACACCAATGCCAATACCGCCGTCACTTTCGCAATCGCCCTCGTGCCGATCATCACGGCGATCGGATGTGCCATCGACTACAGTATGGCGACGCGCGTCAAAGCCAAGCTGCAGAGCTCGTCGGATTCGGCCAGCGTCGCCTCGATCTCGATAAACTCGGCTGGGTATAACGCTGCGATGGCGATGACCTCGAACGGTTCGGTTTCCGCCGGCGTCACGGAAGCGAACAACATCTTCAACGGAAATGTTTCGTCGTTCTCCGGCAGCTACACCAACCTGGCTGTGACTAGCACCGTCACCAAGACCGGAAACAAGCTGGCGTCGAACGTGCAATTCAGCGCCGACGTTCCTGTCACCTTCATGCAGCTTCTCGGCTACAAGAAGTTGACCGTGACCGGCAGCTCGTCGTCCTCCACGACCTTGCCCCTTTATCTCGATTTTTATCTCACGCTGGATGTTTCGGGATCGATGGGCCTGCCGTCGACCACCGCCGAAGCCCAGCGCATGCAGTCGATCAATCCGGACAACTACCGGCAATACCCGACGGGCTGCACGCTCGCCTGCCATTTCTCGCCGCAGAACAGCGCCTGCACGGATTCCGGAACACAGGGCTACCCCACGAACAATTACTGTCTCGGCTATGCGATCTCGCGCGTCAGCCAGAGTGGATACAAGGGCCTTCTCACCACGAAGGCCAGCAACCCTATGGGCGTTCAACTGCCGTCGTCGATCGTCTCCGGCCTGCCGAATTCGCTCTACTCGAATCTTTCAACGGTGGCGAACTGTCCGACGGACGGGACTGACTCGTGCATTCAGCTGCGTCTGGACGCCGTCGGCTATGCGGTGAACCAGTTGTTCGCCACAGCTAACAGCACCGAGAAGGTGGCGAACCAGTTTCGCATCGGCCTCTATCCCTTCATCCAGTATCTCTATTCGTATTTTCCGCTGACCAGCAGCATCAACGGTTCGACCACCAATCCCTCCACCATCAACTACGCCGCCGCCAATCTGGCAACGCTGCTCGATACCAATACGAATGCGAATCTGGGCTCCGGCGGCACGCATATCGACAACGCGCTGTCCGGAGTGAATACGCTGATCGTCAGCGTGGGCGATGGCAGCGCGTGGAACAACACGTTGCCCTATGTCTTCCTTGTGACCGACGGCGCGCAGGACCCGCAGATGAAGGGTGTTCCGAACGGCTCCTGGTCCGGCAGCAACCACGCCACGACGATCAACCCAGCCACGTCGTGCACGTCTTTGAAGAATCGCGGGATCATCGTCTCCGTGTTGTACATTCCCTATCAGAAGATCGATCCCGTCAACACATCCTTCGCCGGCGACGAGGACGATTACGCCAACTGGAACATCCCGAATATTCCGACGAGCCTGCAGAACTGCGCCTCGCCCGGCTTCTTCTACACCGCGAACACGCCGGCCGACATCACGGCGGCGCTGAACGCGATGTTCAATCATGCGGTGTCCGAAGCCCGCATCACCAACTAG
- a CDS encoding helix-turn-helix domain-containing protein, producing the protein MDGRGNTNGPKGVPTIEADGAIDQRLGETVRLLRQRAGLSIQDVATRTGLSNGMISQLERARAMPSIRTLRLLSIALEVPISYFFETTDTADVQQYIVRKNSRRLLRLTASGVVKEALTPEGKGQLELYELTLNPGASSGTDFLQHTGEKAGYILSGSLRLWLDNQAHVLEAGDSFRFPSIVPHMFDNPTQQAARVIWVTTLQQTDSPAG; encoded by the coding sequence ATGGACGGTCGCGGCAACACCAACGGACCGAAGGGCGTCCCGACGATCGAGGCCGACGGTGCGATCGACCAGCGCCTCGGCGAGACGGTGCGGCTGCTGCGTCAGCGCGCCGGCCTCTCGATCCAGGACGTCGCCACCAGGACCGGCCTCTCCAACGGCATGATCAGCCAGCTCGAACGCGCGCGCGCGATGCCGTCGATCCGCACGCTGCGCCTGCTCAGCATCGCGCTCGAGGTTCCCATCTCCTACTTCTTCGAAACAACCGATACCGCCGATGTGCAGCAGTACATCGTGCGCAAGAACAGTCGGCGGCTGTTGCGGCTCACCGCCAGCGGCGTCGTCAAGGAGGCGCTGACGCCCGAAGGCAAAGGCCAGCTCGAGCTCTACGAGCTGACGCTCAATCCCGGCGCCTCGTCCGGCACCGACTTTCTGCAACACACCGGCGAGAAGGCCGGCTACATCCTCTCCGGCAGCCTGCGGCTTTGGCTCGACAACCAGGCGCATGTGCTCGAGGCCGGCGACAGTTTTCGTTTTCCGAGCATCGTGCCGCACATGTTCGACAACCCGACCCAGCAGGCCGCGCGCGTGATCTGGGTCACGACGTTGCAGCAGACCGATTCGCCGGCAGGTTGA
- a CDS encoding cytochrome-c peroxidase, translating to MHSRTLWLLGAGLLSLAGAVFAVETQGLAEATPSGVNPNPVHLYRPPVAPLSAMALLGKEIFYDTSLSSSGRLSCASCHSPDHAYGPPNDGPVMLGGATLSQQGARAVPSLTYLERQPNFSIGPDKGDDDNIIDLAQMAALGQRAARTTKTAGGTGASANIVPQGGLFWDGRADTLQGQALFPLLDPNEMDGGRVEIVVDKLRRAPYVQRFVELFGAGVLKNQRLLIAEAMFAVARYQVEEQSFHPYSSKYDYWLEGKARLSESELRGLQLFNDPDKANCAGCHISAPTRDSLPPLFTDHQYEALGAPRNAALAGNREPNYFDLGVCGPQRTDVAEQTQYCGMFLTPTLRNTATRHAFFHNGVFSTLEQVMDFYNFRDTDPEKVFAHAADGTAQKYDDLPQKYHANVDVTDPPFDRHLGDKPAMTDQDMTDIIAFLKTLTDGYKVEN from the coding sequence ATGCACAGCCGCACTTTGTGGCTCCTCGGCGCCGGCCTGCTCTCGCTGGCCGGCGCTGTCTTTGCGGTCGAGACGCAGGGGCTGGCCGAGGCGACTCCGTCGGGCGTCAATCCGAACCCGGTTCATCTCTATCGTCCGCCAGTCGCGCCACTGTCCGCGATGGCTCTCCTCGGCAAGGAGATTTTTTACGATACCTCTCTCTCGTCCTCAGGCAGGCTCTCTTGCGCGTCCTGCCACAGCCCGGATCACGCCTACGGCCCGCCTAATGACGGACCGGTGATGCTCGGCGGCGCCACGCTGTCGCAGCAAGGCGCACGCGCGGTGCCGTCGCTGACCTATCTTGAGCGCCAGCCGAATTTCAGCATCGGCCCCGACAAGGGCGACGACGACAATATCATTGACCTCGCGCAGATGGCCGCGCTCGGTCAGCGGGCCGCGCGCACGACCAAGACCGCGGGCGGCACTGGCGCGTCGGCGAACATCGTGCCGCAGGGCGGCCTGTTCTGGGACGGTCGCGCCGATACGCTTCAGGGCCAGGCGCTGTTTCCGCTGCTCGATCCCAACGAGATGGACGGCGGCAGGGTCGAGATCGTTGTGGACAAGCTGCGCCGTGCACCTTACGTCCAGCGCTTCGTCGAGTTGTTCGGCGCGGGTGTACTCAAAAACCAGCGGCTCCTGATCGCGGAGGCGATGTTTGCCGTCGCGCGCTACCAGGTTGAAGAGCAGAGCTTCCATCCCTACAGCAGCAAGTATGACTACTGGCTTGAAGGTAAGGCGCGGCTGTCCGAGAGCGAACTGCGCGGCCTGCAATTGTTCAACGATCCCGACAAGGCCAATTGCGCCGGCTGCCACATCTCAGCGCCGACCCGCGACAGCCTGCCGCCGCTCTTCACCGACCACCAGTACGAGGCGCTCGGCGCGCCGCGCAATGCCGCGCTCGCCGGCAATCGCGAGCCGAATTATTTCGATCTCGGCGTCTGCGGCCCGCAACGCACCGACGTCGCGGAACAGACGCAATATTGCGGCATGTTCCTGACGCCGACGCTGCGCAACACCGCGACCCGCCACGCCTTCTTCCACAACGGCGTTTTCAGCACCCTCGAACAGGTGATGGATTTCTACAATTTCCGCGACACAGATCCAGAAAAGGTGTTCGCGCATGCTGCCGACGGCACGGCGCAGAAATACGACGATTTGCCGCAAAAGTATCACGCCAATGTCGACGTGACCGATCCGCCCTTCGATCGTCACCTCGGCGACAAGCCGGCGATGACAGATCAGGATATGACTGACATCATCGCGTTCCTGAAGACGCTGACGGACGGCTACAAGGTGGAGAACTAG
- a CDS encoding cupin domain-containing protein, which produces MTSLEKGITANGTGFGDKSWNILGQVYFPKAVAESTFAFETNSEPGQFVPVHIHPTQDEFILVQEGTLDLKLDGQWVKAHAGDLVRLPRGIPHGYFNKSDKPARALFWVSPMQKLEALFTQLHNLTDPAEVVRISALHEVDFLPPEAND; this is translated from the coding sequence ATGACGTCACTTGAAAAAGGCATTACCGCGAACGGCACCGGTTTTGGCGACAAGAGCTGGAACATCCTCGGCCAGGTCTATTTCCCCAAGGCCGTCGCCGAATCCACCTTCGCGTTCGAGACCAACAGCGAGCCCGGCCAGTTCGTGCCCGTACACATCCATCCGACCCAGGACGAGTTCATCCTGGTGCAGGAGGGCACGCTCGACCTCAAGCTCGACGGCCAATGGGTCAAGGCCCATGCCGGCGATCTCGTGCGCCTGCCGCGCGGCATCCCGCACGGTTATTTCAACAAATCCGACAAACCGGCCCGCGCGCTGTTCTGGGTCTCGCCAATGCAGAAGCTGGAAGCGCTGTTCACCCAGCTCCACAATTTGACCGACCCGGCCGAGGTCGTGCGCATCTCGGCCCTGCATGAGGTCGACTTCCTGCCGCCGGAGGCCAACGACTAG
- a CDS encoding ABC transporter permease has translation MTTATLSTVQPAPGQAAWRRFRRHRLALAGAVIILVLVFGSVLGPYLLPFDDTYIDILKRFAPPLSGAHILGTDELGRDVLARLVMGGRISLSIGIVAMVIAMAVGIVVGAFAGFYGGAVGAVLMRLVDAVLCFPTIFLLLALAALTEPGPVTTTVLIAATAWMAVARVVEAQVRSLREREFAVAALAFGSSNLRIMFRELVPNAMAPIVVAATLNVAKAILLESYVSYLGYGIQPPAASWGNMLNNAQIYLTSAPWLAIAPGLAITLAVTSFNFLGDGLRDALDPRMNIP, from the coding sequence ATGACGACCGCGACGCTCTCGACTGTCCAGCCCGCGCCCGGCCAGGCCGCGTGGCGGCGATTCCGCCGGCATCGGCTCGCGCTCGCGGGCGCCGTCATCATTCTGGTGCTCGTCTTCGGCTCGGTCCTCGGCCCTTATCTCCTGCCATTCGACGACACCTATATCGATATCCTGAAGCGGTTCGCGCCGCCGCTTTCCGGCGCGCATATTCTCGGTACGGACGAACTCGGCCGCGACGTGCTGGCGCGGCTGGTGATGGGCGGGCGCATCTCGCTGTCGATCGGCATCGTCGCGATGGTGATCGCGATGGCAGTCGGCATCGTGGTTGGCGCCTTCGCCGGCTTCTATGGCGGCGCGGTTGGCGCGGTCCTGATGCGGCTCGTCGACGCCGTGCTGTGCTTTCCGACGATCTTCCTGCTGCTCGCGCTCGCGGCGCTGACCGAACCGGGCCCTGTCACCACCACGGTGCTGATCGCGGCCACCGCCTGGATGGCGGTGGCGCGCGTCGTCGAAGCCCAGGTCCGCTCGCTGCGCGAACGCGAGTTTGCAGTGGCGGCGCTCGCCTTCGGTTCGTCGAACCTGCGGATCATGTTCCGCGAGCTCGTGCCCAACGCGATGGCACCGATCGTGGTGGCGGCGACGCTCAACGTCGCCAAGGCGATCCTGCTCGAATCCTACGTCAGCTATCTCGGCTACGGCATCCAGCCGCCGGCCGCCAGCTGGGGCAACATGCTCAACAACGCGCAGATCTATCTCACCAGCGCGCCGTGGCTCGCGATTGCGCCGGGCCTCGCCATCACGCTCGCGGTGACGAGCTTCAACTTCCTCGGTGACGGCCTGCGCGACGCGCTCGACCCGCGGATGAACATCCCATGA
- a CDS encoding FAD-binding oxidoreductase, with amino-acid sequence MSPPLNRINSDERLPAQVDVVVIGGGVIGVSAAYHLAKKGLSVALVEKGHVGGEQSSRNWGWCRQQGRAREEIPLAREALRLWEDMQNDAGVDAGFRRTGVLFLTKSKDELASWERWAAMAREMQVHSTVLTPAEIAERMPGNTDKWVGGLHTPSDGRAEPSMAVPALATAARKHSVTIHQGCAARGLETQGGRVSAVVTEKGTIRTQSVLLSGGAWSSLFCRRHGIELPIGLVNATACRTTPGPEITSGALGTDFYCIRRRLDGGFTLALRNRGTVELSPDLFRYARTFWPTYLHRRNGLKISFGKSFFDQIVRGTSWGFDKPSPFETERVRDPAPDMSLVNAALAALIKSNPELKDIEIAEAWGGTIDCTPDTIPVISPVDALPGFFLATGFSGHGFGIGPAAGKLAADIVTGSTPLVDPAAYSHKRMIDGRRLAPVSPF; translated from the coding sequence ATGTCCCCGCCGCTCAATCGTATAAACAGCGACGAACGCCTGCCGGCGCAGGTGGACGTCGTCGTCATCGGCGGCGGCGTCATCGGCGTCTCCGCGGCCTATCATCTCGCGAAGAAAGGCCTCTCCGTCGCGCTGGTCGAGAAGGGCCATGTCGGCGGCGAGCAGTCGAGCCGCAATTGGGGCTGGTGCCGTCAGCAGGGGCGCGCGCGTGAGGAAATTCCGTTGGCGCGTGAGGCGCTGCGGCTGTGGGAGGACATGCAGAACGATGCCGGTGTGGATGCCGGCTTCCGCCGCACCGGCGTGCTGTTCCTGACCAAGAGCAAGGACGAGCTTGCGAGCTGGGAGCGCTGGGCGGCGATGGCACGCGAGATGCAGGTGCATTCGACCGTCCTGACGCCGGCCGAGATCGCCGAGCGCATGCCCGGCAATACCGACAAATGGGTCGGCGGCCTGCATACGCCGAGCGACGGACGCGCCGAGCCGTCGATGGCGGTGCCGGCGCTTGCCACCGCCGCGCGAAAGCACTCCGTCACGATCCATCAGGGCTGCGCCGCGCGCGGGCTGGAGACGCAAGGCGGACGCGTCAGTGCCGTCGTCACCGAGAAGGGCACCATTCGTACGCAATCCGTGCTGCTGTCGGGCGGCGCATGGTCGTCGCTGTTTTGCCGCCGCCACGGCATCGAGCTGCCGATCGGCCTCGTCAACGCCACCGCATGCCGGACCACGCCGGGCCCGGAGATCACCTCCGGCGCGCTCGGCACCGATTTCTACTGCATTCGTCGCCGCCTCGACGGCGGCTTCACACTCGCGCTGCGCAACCGTGGCACGGTCGAGCTCTCGCCCGATCTGTTCCGCTACGCCCGCACCTTCTGGCCGACCTATTTGCATCGCCGCAATGGCTTGAAGATATCGTTCGGCAAGTCGTTCTTCGACCAGATCGTGCGCGGCACCAGCTGGGGCTTCGACAAGCCGTCGCCCTTCGAGACGGAGCGCGTGCGCGATCCCGCACCGGACATGTCGCTGGTCAATGCGGCACTCGCCGCGCTGATCAAATCGAACCCGGAATTGAAGGACATCGAGATCGCAGAAGCCTGGGGCGGCACCATCGACTGCACGCCCGACACCATTCCCGTGATCTCTCCGGTCGACGCGCTGCCCGGCTTCTTCCTCGCGACCGGTTTCTCCGGCCACGGCTTTGGCATCGGTCCCGCGGCCGGCAAGCTCGCCGCCGACATCGTGACGGGCTCGACGCCGCTGGTCGATCCCGCGGCCTACAGCCACAAGCGCATGATCGACGGCCGGCGGCTCGCGCCGGTCAGCCCGTTCTAG
- a CDS encoding peptide ABC transporter substrate-binding protein, with the protein MADDTGKFGVGALHLGIPNRRQFFQLGAGAAAGWSLAGNAFAQTERPGNPPDKPGGQVIAALSQEPTVFHPLMPGIEVDQGVWWQVFSPLWFIDPDGKFVPDLAREVPTIENGGLSADGLTWKIKLRSDVKWHDGTAFTADDVKFSLDLINNPDFRARSRVGHSLVKDIKVVAADEIHWRMEAAYSPYMSILGSLTFIVPKHILEKVSDPNSSPFHNAPVGTGPFRWGERVPGDHILLNAHTGYHGKGPYVERVVFKYIPDLTVLYTQFRTGQVDYTGLQGILPNFVQEAKTLKGHKIVVSATSSVEHIAPNLEFGPFADRAVREALYLAINKQAIIDTLNYGLPTQTESFVPQQAWSFQQGLPQHKYDPTKANALLDAAGWVRGTSGVREKGGVKLEFANSTTSGNAVREQTQQLLIQDWRAIGATMRVNNMPAAVIWGDFWQQSKFNSVIVGVNFMLGSDPDVTPRFGSGAIPAKGGRGYNTYQYQSAEADRLLAQGAKQFDLAQRKTTYGDLQKLIRNDLAILPLFQGFIAEGVKEGLQGFRPNINTSINCWNIREWYWA; encoded by the coding sequence ATGGCGGACGACACCGGGAAATTCGGCGTTGGGGCACTGCATCTCGGCATTCCGAATCGCCGTCAGTTCTTCCAGCTCGGCGCAGGCGCCGCGGCAGGATGGAGCCTTGCAGGCAACGCCTTTGCACAGACCGAGCGTCCGGGTAATCCACCGGACAAGCCAGGCGGGCAGGTGATTGCGGCGCTGTCGCAGGAGCCGACCGTCTTCCATCCCTTGATGCCCGGCATCGAGGTCGACCAAGGCGTCTGGTGGCAGGTGTTCTCGCCGCTCTGGTTCATCGATCCCGACGGAAAATTCGTTCCCGACCTTGCGCGCGAAGTCCCCACCATCGAGAACGGCGGCCTATCGGCCGACGGCCTGACCTGGAAGATCAAGCTGCGCAGCGACGTGAAATGGCACGACGGCACGGCCTTCACGGCCGATGACGTCAAATTCTCGCTCGACCTGATCAACAATCCGGACTTCCGCGCACGCAGTCGCGTCGGCCACAGCCTGGTCAAGGACATCAAGGTCGTTGCGGCCGACGAGATTCACTGGCGCATGGAGGCGGCGTACTCGCCTTACATGTCCATCCTGGGATCGCTCACCTTCATCGTGCCAAAGCACATCCTGGAGAAGGTGTCCGACCCGAATTCGTCGCCGTTCCACAATGCGCCTGTCGGCACCGGGCCGTTCCGCTGGGGCGAGCGCGTGCCCGGCGACCACATCCTGCTCAATGCCCACACCGGCTACCACGGCAAGGGGCCGTACGTCGAACGCGTGGTCTTCAAATACATCCCCGACCTCACCGTGCTCTACACGCAGTTCCGCACCGGCCAGGTCGATTACACCGGCCTGCAAGGCATCCTGCCGAACTTCGTCCAGGAGGCGAAGACGCTGAAGGGGCACAAGATCGTCGTCTCGGCGACATCGTCGGTGGAGCACATCGCGCCGAACCTGGAATTCGGCCCCTTCGCCGACCGCGCGGTGCGCGAGGCGCTCTACCTCGCCATCAACAAGCAGGCGATCATCGATACGCTGAACTACGGCCTGCCGACGCAGACCGAGAGCTTCGTGCCGCAGCAGGCGTGGTCGTTCCAGCAGGGGCTGCCGCAGCACAAATACGATCCGACCAAAGCCAATGCGCTGCTCGATGCGGCCGGTTGGGTTCGCGGCACCAGTGGCGTGCGCGAGAAGGGGGGCGTCAAGCTCGAATTCGCCAACTCGACGACCTCAGGCAATGCGGTGCGCGAGCAGACCCAGCAGCTCCTGATCCAGGATTGGCGCGCGATCGGTGCGACCATGCGCGTCAACAACATGCCGGCCGCCGTGATCTGGGGCGACTTCTGGCAGCAGTCGAAGTTCAACTCGGTGATCGTGGGCGTGAACTTCATGCTCGGCAGCGATCCCGACGTGACGCCGCGCTTCGGCTCCGGCGCTATCCCAGCCAAGGGCGGCCGCGGTTACAACACTTATCAATACCAGAGCGCGGAGGCGGATCGGCTGCTCGCGCAAGGCGCCAAGCAATTCGATCTCGCCCAGCGCAAGACCACCTATGGCGACCTGCAAAAGCTCATCCGCAACGACCTCGCGATCCTGCCGCTGTTCCAGGGCTTCATCGCCGAGGGCGTGAAGGAGGGACTGCAAGGCTTCCGTCCCAACATCAACACCTCGATCAATTGCTGGAACATCCGCGAATGGTACTGGGCCTGA
- a CDS encoding ABC transporter permease — MARYIANRLAQAVMLLVIVSAIGFAILHLAPGGPLSQYAASAQMTQEDLDRVSKQLGLDRPLPIQYLDWFGRMLKGDWGKSYRDGEAVLSVISSHLGATLELMATATIIAVLLGCWIGILGALRRYSLFDTLATVGAMIALSIPTFWFGLVTIYVFSVTLGWLPAGNRETVGDGSFLDLLHHLIAPAMVLALVETAMWGRFMRSSMLEVINHDYIRTARAKGMPEWRILTVHALRNAMLPMITVAGLQFPTLLGGALVAETVFTWPGMGRLFLDSIGYRDYPVVMGILMFSAMMVLIGSLLADILYAVVDPRIRVG; from the coding sequence ATGGCCCGTTACATCGCCAATCGCCTGGCGCAAGCGGTCATGCTGCTGGTGATCGTCTCCGCAATCGGCTTCGCCATCCTGCATCTGGCGCCCGGCGGTCCGCTCTCGCAATACGCCGCCTCGGCGCAGATGACGCAGGAGGATCTCGACCGCGTCAGCAAACAGCTCGGGCTCGATCGTCCGCTGCCGATCCAGTATCTCGACTGGTTCGGCCGCATGCTGAAAGGCGATTGGGGCAAGTCCTATCGCGACGGCGAGGCGGTGCTGTCGGTGATCTCCTCACATCTCGGCGCCACCCTGGAGCTGATGGCGACGGCGACCATCATCGCGGTGCTGCTCGGCTGCTGGATCGGCATCCTCGGCGCGCTGCGGCGATACTCGCTGTTCGATACGCTTGCAACGGTCGGCGCCATGATCGCGCTGTCGATCCCGACCTTCTGGTTCGGCCTCGTCACCATCTACGTGTTCTCGGTGACGCTCGGCTGGCTGCCAGCCGGCAACCGCGAGACCGTCGGCGACGGCTCTTTCCTCGATCTGCTGCATCATCTGATTGCGCCAGCGATGGTGCTGGCCCTGGTCGAGACCGCGATGTGGGGCCGCTTCATGCGCTCCTCCATGCTGGAGGTCATCAATCACGACTACATCCGCACCGCGCGCGCAAAGGGCATGCCGGAATGGCGCATCCTGACCGTGCACGCGCTTCGCAACGCGATGCTTCCGATGATCACGGTTGCTGGCCTTCAGTTTCCGACGCTGCTCGGCGGTGCGCTGGTCGCCGAGACCGTGTTCACCTGGCCGGGCATGGGACGTCTGTTCCTCGATTCCATCGGCTACCGCGACTACCCCGTGGTGATGGGCATCCTGATGTTCTCGGCGATGATGGTGCTGATCGGCTCGCTGCTCGCAGACATCCTCTATGCCGTCGTCGATCCGCGCATCCGGGTGGGCTAG